Part of the Nitrospirota bacterium genome is shown below.
TTGCACGCCGCATTTTGCGCTTCTTTGGCATATCGAAGGGTTTCGATGCGCTCTGGTCGTCCTTAAGGAGATTCCACGATTGTTCGGAATAAGGAATGAACAGGCTTATCACATGATCAGCAGGGAAGGGATCAACCAGAATAAAAGAATGGGGGGCCTATTTTAGGCCCCCCATGAATTGCAGATCATTTATTTTCAGTCAGAATTTTTACTGAACCAGTTTTCCTTCCGAATATTTAACGATGGTGATATTTGGTATTGTTCCCATCGCGGGATCGACAAGAGTCGGGACTGTCGTCAAATCCGCGCTATCCGCTGTCGCGATACTCAGCGTTCCAGTATAGGCTAAAAACGCCTTTACGGTTCCTGGCCTGGGGAAACTGGTTATGGTTAACCGGAAAGCCCGGATGGGAAGAAACCCCGCAACCGGTGAAGCGATCAAGATCCCGGCAAAGAGAGTCTTAAAGTTCCGGATCGGAAAAGCCTGTAAAGATTCTGTTTTAGGAAAGAAATAATGAATTTTAGCCCGGTCTTTTCTTAAGAACCATTTTATGACAAAATTCCAATTGTGGCGACAGTGTCGCGACAATAGAAGAGAAAAGAGATAAATATTACCGCATCGAGGTTCCAGGGGGCACCGAATTTCAGATCATTTTTTTGAAGGTTCTTTTAATCCCAGAAGATTCAAAAACTTTGCTACCGAAAGAACGGAAATATCATATTTTGAAAGGTATGCGGAGACATCCTTGTCGAACTTGATATCATCATCCCTTGTGACAAGGTATCCGGCTTTTCCTTTGACAGCGGTCTCTATGATGAGGTCATCGTCTTTGTCTCGGCAGATGTCAATATCTCCGGAAAGAAGGACATGTTCCGAGCGTTCTTCTATCAGTATCAGGAGTTCCTGAACGTTATGTTCACTAACGCCATACCGCGACTTTATCCTCGGGCGGCTCAAGACATCGCTGATTTCTTTAATAATAGGTTCGGATACCACAGCATGGAAGGCCCCTTCCTCAAAAGCTTTTCTTAATCTGGCGGGGAAACCAAAGGGGTTAAGTAATGCGGATACCCAGATATTCGTGTCAATGACAGCCCTAACAGGCACGCTTCTTTTCCCTGACCTCTTTTATGGCCTGGGTGATATCGGATTCTATCTCATTTGGGGAGTATTTTGAGGCTTTTTTATGAATTTTTGCTATAATCCGGTTAAACCGCTTCTGCCATTCATCATGGGCAAGTATCTTTATTTCAACTTTTTCATGCTCTTTAATCTGCACATCCTGGAGAGGTTTAAAAACCCCGTCTTCAAATATGGCTGTAATAACATGGGACATGGTATTTCACCTCGCTTTTGCGATCGTAAATCGATGATAAAGTAAAGCTCAATAAAAAAATAACATAGCGAGATATTAAAGTCAAACCTCTTGAATAACCCAAGACCAGCGATAGACTTCGCACCCACTTATTAATCATGTCATTGCGAGCACCGAAGGGTGCGTGGCAATCTTATCGTAAAGTCTTGAGATTGCTTCACTTTGTTCGCAATGACAGCTTTCTAACTCTGTTCTTGTTCCTCTGCGCGGAATGAGGTCTCCATTACTCCAGCAAAACATGGCCGGCTCAATGCAAAGCATGGTGCAGGAGCCCATCGATGTTGCAACTTGGTCTAGGAAAACTGGTTATGGTTAACCGGAAAGCCCGGATGGGAAGAAACCCCGCAACCGGTGAAGCGATCAAGATCCCCGCAAAGAGGTAGATTTCTGCAATCAATACTTAGGAATCGTAATTTTTTACCCGATTTGCTTTAAAAGCTCCCGGAGCTAAGAGACCCTAGATCGTGGAATCAAAAATCATCGAAACTCTAAACCGAATCGAAAGGGAGCAAAACATCCGTGTTCTCTATGCGGTCGAATCGGGAAGCCGTGCTTGGGGCTTTGCCTCGACCGACTCGGACTGGGATGTTAGATTCATCTACCTCCACCGTCCCGAATGGTATCTTTCTGTCCAACATCGGCGTTATGTTTTGGAGTACCCATTGGTGGATGGGCTGGATATCAGTGGTTGGGACCTTCATAAGACGTTGGGCTTGTTCATGAAGTCCAATCCACCACTTCTGGAGTGGCTGAGGTCTCCGATCGTTTACAAGGAAGCGTATTCGACCGCACAACAGCTTCGGGATTTATCACTTCAGTACTTTTCCCCTCGCTCTTGCATTTACCACTATTTACACATGGCGGAAGGAAACTATCGGGAATACCTTCATGGTGAGGAAGTCCGAGTTAAGAAATATTTTTATGTGTTGCGGCCTCTTTTGGCATGCCGCTGGATTGAGGCGCATAAGAATATGCCTCCTATGGAGTTTGCAAAATTGATTGGAGATCAATTGCCCCAAAGCCTTCAAACGGTTGTGGGTGACCTGCTTAACCGAAAGCGCTCCGGTGAAGAACTTGATAAGGGACCCCGAATAAGAGAAATCAATGAATTTGTAGGAGGGGAAATTGAGCGGCTAAATCAACTGCCAATTGGAACGCCTTCGAACGAAATGCCAGACTGGGAGGTACTCGACGAGGTATTCCGGGGGTCTTTGTCTGACGCATGGGGAAAATAGTCGGATAAGAGGACTGGAATGGCAATTTTCAGATCTCTATCTTTAAATTGCAATGTATTTGTCCCTTGCAAAAAAAATGATAAATTCCGATAATTAAATAAACAAGATGAAACTGCCAAACTCTGAATTTGCTGAATTCGACATAAGGAAGCTAAACGAATATCTTTTGTCTGCAACTCATCCAATTGGAAGATCAAAATCGGTAT
Proteins encoded:
- a CDS encoding HU family DNA-binding protein, with the translated sequence MVNRKARMGRNPATGEAIKIPAKRVLKFRIGKACKDSVLGKK
- a CDS encoding putative toxin-antitoxin system toxin component, PIN family, which translates into the protein MPVRAVIDTNIWVSALLNPFGFPARLRKAFEEGAFHAVVSEPIIKEISDVLSRPRIKSRYGVSEHNVQELLILIEERSEHVLLSGDIDICRDKDDDLIIETAVKGKAGYLVTRDDDIKFDKDVSAYLSKYDISVLSVAKFLNLLGLKEPSKK
- a CDS encoding antitoxin family protein produces the protein MSHVITAIFEDGVFKPLQDVQIKEHEKVEIKILAHDEWQKRFNRIIAKIHKKASKYSPNEIESDITQAIKEVREKKRAC
- a CDS encoding nucleotidyltransferase domain-containing protein — protein: MESKIIETLNRIEREQNIRVLYAVESGSRAWGFASTDSDWDVRFIYLHRPEWYLSVQHRRYVLEYPLVDGLDISGWDLHKTLGLFMKSNPPLLEWLRSPIVYKEAYSTAQQLRDLSLQYFSPRSCIYHYLHMAEGNYREYLHGEEVRVKKYFYVLRPLLACRWIEAHKNMPPMEFAKLIGDQLPQSLQTVVGDLLNRKRSGEELDKGPRIREINEFVGGEIERLNQLPIGTPSNEMPDWEVLDEVFRGSLSDAWGK